CAATTGGGATTGCAAGCTTCTGTCTGACTCAAGGCATCGTTTCCGTAATCATTATTCAATTGGTCTTTGGATTCTCTGCCAATGCGATTTGGCCGATCTTTTATGCCACTGCTTCTGATTATGCTGATCAAGACTCAATGGGTACGGCGAACAGCATCATTACCTGTGCACTGTATGTAGGCGGTGCGATTGCGCCTATTTTGATGGGCTATTTATTGACTGAATTTGGTGGATGGCACAGTGCAACCGGTTACACTTGGTGTTTCTTACTGATGTCGGCTTGTGCAATGGTAGGCGTCGCACTACAAATTATTTTAAGTTTGATTGTCCGTAACGAAGAAAAACAACAGCGTTTGCTCGGTAATTAATACGGATTCATAAAGCGTCACTATTACGCCATTAAAATAACATAAAGACTCAATACGCCTTATACACACAAGACCCAGTCAAACTCAATTTGGCTGGGTCTTTTTTATGCTTATCTATGATATGTTGAATATATCAACACACCATCAGATTTACATATTTAAATATATAAATGTATAATGATTTTTTTTGAATTGTTTTTTAAACATGTCTGATCTTTTTTCTCCTGTACAGTTGGGTAACCTTCAACTGAAAAATCGTATTGTTCTCCCGCCTTTAACCCGTTGCCGTAGCAGTCAACCCGGCAATGTACCGAATGATTTAATGTGTGAATACTATACGCAACGTACTTCAGCCGGCTTTATGGTGACTGAAGGCACGCAAATTGAGCCACGTGGTCAGGGTTATGCATGGACACCGGGTATTCACAGCGCCGAGCAAATCGAAGGCTGGAAAAAAATCACCACATCTGTTCATGCCAATAATGGCATCATTTTCTGTCAACTATGGCATGTGGGTCGCGTTTCTCATGTGACTTTACAGCCAAATCAACAGGCACCGATTGCCCCTTCAGCCATTCCTGCCACCAGTGTGAATGTGTTTATTGAAACAGGTCCACAGCAAGGTGAGTTGACCAAACCGAGTATGCCGCGTGCTTTAAGCATTGAAGAAATTCAGGAAGTCGTTCAGTTATATAAAAAAGCAGCTGAAAACGCTAAAACAGCCGGCTTTGATGGGGTAGAACTACACTGTGCCAATGGCTACTTGGTCAATCAATTTATCTCAGCCCATAGTAATCAGCGTGATGACATCTATGGTGGCTCACTTGAAAATCGTCTCAGATTTTTAAAAGAAATCGTGATGGCTGTAAGTGAGGTTTTTGGTTCAGAACGTGTAGGTGTACGCTTTGCTCCATTATTTAGTTCAACCGATGAAGAACGTGTGTATTTGGGGTTGGTAGAAGAAGACCCACATCATACCTATATTGAAGCCTGTAAATTGTTGAACAGTTTAAATATTGGTTATCTATCGATTGCTGAAGCGGATTGGGACAATGCCCCTGATTTGCCTGAGCTTCCGTCAAGAACTTAGACAAGTCTTTACTGCGCCGATTATTTATTCAGGAAAATACACCTTAGAAAAAGCGCAATATATGCTCGATCAAGGTTGGGGGGATTTATTTGGATTCGGACGTGCATTTATTGCCAATCCAGATTTACCTGCACGACTGCAGCATCAATGGCCGTTAAACGAACTTGATCCAACTTCAATGTATGGTGGTACGGAAAAAGGGTATACTTCTTATCCTTATTATCGTTAATATTCGCTATGACACATGAGTATATCCACGGAAGAGTTTCTAAAAGTGATTTCCAACCCCACGCGAAAACTAGTGTTGGAGTGGCTTAAAAATCCAAGTGAATCTTTTCAGGACTATACGCAGTTGTACCCGTATGAACAATACGGGGTTTGTGCCAGCTTAATTCAACAGAAATTAGGGTTATCACAACCAGCAACCTCTTTGAGCATTAAGTTTTTGCAGGATAGTCAGCTCTTATTGGCCACTAAGGTGGGTAAATGGACCTATTATCGGAGAAATGAAGATTTAATCGATCTTGCACTGCAAAACTTATACTCAGAATTAAAGGCTGAACAATAGTTCAGCCTTTTTGATTTTCAATGTAACTTTTAACTCTCAATAATCCCGCTGACCCCATTGACAATCATATCAATCGCAATGGTACCAATCAGTAATGCGGCTACACGACCCACGATGTCGACGTATAAATCAATGTAATTGGAATGCTTGTGTTGCAAGTTATCATGCAAATATTTCATGAGCATCAATAAAGTACAGCTTAAAAACAGGGTAATGAAAATCACCAACATGGTTTGCATCAAATTGAGTTTAATCCCTGTCATCACTGCAGCAGAAACGGTTCCAGGTCCGATCAT
The sequence above is drawn from the Acinetobacter lanii genome and encodes:
- a CDS encoding ArsR/SmtB family transcription factor, whose product is MSISTEEFLKVISNPTRKLVLEWLKNPSESFQDYTQLYPYEQYGVCASLIQQKLGLSQPATSLSIKFLQDSQLLLATKVGKWTYYRRNEDLIDLALQNLYSELKAEQ